The Aureispira anguillae genome contains a region encoding:
- a CDS encoding DUF262 domain-containing HNH endonuclease family protein, translating into MESRLDVVPVGKLLAQEDDKPKYQFFIPDYQRGYRWEYDQVVDLLEDILEFINTSEKRDDKYCLQPIVVKRMQDGRYEVLDGQQRLTTIFIILSRLKKSNSDIDLFSLEYKTRPDSGEFLRHLDEKVKDEDLCDKNPDYHYISTAYNTIDAWIKKTKNIKPNITTKLFDAIAESLEFIWYEVVTSQYVDAIDIFTRINIGKIPLTNAELVKAVFLSKNNLSIGFASLNKESDVFKDILTLKQNAIALEWDLMEKKLQDPSIWGFVYGGKKDYETRVDYIMDLCSHKQTNEKNKYFSFKYFYDKVKAIRSNKEELKKYAESNTSFIEQEWNDLKKIFDILIEWYHDKTYNHLIGLLIYQNYPIIEIIDEFITNNRKVFLANIKSKIRELINIKDISKLRYGTKGQNEKIDTILKVHNIINSLQVQDKKQSFPFEKLKNKSWTLEHIFAQNSDDLREDDYVNWLNDHLSFFKAKLSPNNEVNVIIVKIENLLSLEENKIPREGFEECFKVITDYIQKQIAEIDNLEAQNDNDEDISLAEEDEYEWINDDHSIANLALLDGKINSALKNSLFDIKRKLILEKDKAGLYIPSETKKVFLKYYTPTPNHLAYWTYNDRKAYIESIKSSLEYLN; encoded by the coding sequence ATGGAAAGTAGACTTGATGTAGTGCCTGTTGGCAAATTGTTAGCACAAGAAGATGATAAACCTAAATATCAATTCTTTATTCCAGACTATCAAAGAGGCTATCGCTGGGAGTATGACCAAGTAGTTGATTTATTAGAGGATATTTTAGAGTTCATCAACACATCAGAAAAAAGGGACGACAAATACTGCTTACAACCAATCGTTGTCAAGAGAATGCAAGATGGTCGATATGAGGTATTAGATGGGCAACAAAGACTAACAACCATTTTCATTATTTTATCAAGGCTAAAGAAAAGTAATAGTGATATTGACTTATTCTCCTTAGAATACAAAACTAGACCTGATAGTGGTGAATTTTTAAGGCATTTGGATGAAAAGGTGAAGGATGAAGATTTGTGTGATAAAAACCCAGATTACCATTACATTAGTACTGCCTATAATACGATTGATGCTTGGATAAAAAAAACTAAAAATATAAAACCAAACATCACTACTAAACTTTTTGATGCTATTGCAGAATCTTTAGAATTCATCTGGTATGAGGTTGTAACATCTCAATATGTTGATGCTATAGATATTTTTACTAGAATAAATATAGGCAAAATACCTTTAACAAATGCCGAATTGGTAAAAGCAGTATTTCTAAGTAAGAATAATCTGTCTATTGGGTTCGCTTCTCTTAACAAAGAATCTGATGTTTTTAAAGATATTCTAACCTTAAAACAAAATGCCATTGCATTAGAGTGGGATTTGATGGAAAAGAAATTGCAAGACCCTAGTATTTGGGGCTTTGTCTATGGAGGAAAGAAAGATTATGAAACGAGAGTAGATTACATAATGGATTTATGCTCTCATAAGCAGACAAATGAAAAGAATAAATATTTTTCGTTTAAATACTTTTATGATAAGGTGAAAGCTATTAGGAGCAACAAAGAAGAATTGAAAAAATATGCTGAAAGCAATACTTCTTTTATAGAACAAGAGTGGAATGATTTAAAGAAGATATTCGACATTCTAATAGAATGGTATCATGATAAGACCTATAATCACTTAATTGGACTTTTGATTTACCAAAACTATCCAATAATTGAAATTATAGATGAATTCATTACAAACAACCGTAAAGTGTTTCTAGCTAATATTAAGTCTAAGATTAGAGAATTAATCAACATCAAGGATATTTCAAAGCTGAGATATGGAACGAAAGGTCAAAATGAAAAAATTGATACAATCCTGAAGGTTCATAACATCATAAATAGCTTACAAGTCCAAGATAAAAAGCAATCCTTCCCTTTTGAAAAATTAAAAAATAAATCATGGACACTTGAACATATTTTTGCTCAAAATTCTGATGATTTAAGAGAAGACGATTACGTTAATTGGTTGAATGACCATCTTAGTTTCTTCAAAGCAAAGCTCTCCCCCAATAATGAAGTAAATGTAATTATTGTCAAGATAGAAAACCTTCTGTCTTTAGAAGAGAACAAAATCCCTCGTGAGGGATTTGAGGAATGTTTCAAAGTAATTACAGACTATATTCAAAAGCAAATAGCTGAGATAGATAATCTTGAAGCTCAAAATGATAATGACGAAGATATATCCTTGGCTGAAGAAGATGAATATGAATGGATAAATGATGACCATTCTATTGCTAACTTGGCTCTATTGGATGGTAAAATTAATTCTGCTTTAAAAAATTCTTTATTTGACATTAAAAGAAAATTGATTTTGGAAAAAGATAAAGCAGGTTTATATATCCCAAGTGAAACAAAAAAGGTCTTTCTTAAATATTATACACCTACTCCAAATCATCTAGCATATTGGACATATAATGACAGAAAAGCATATATAGAAAGTATAAAATCATCATTAGAATACCTCAATTAA
- a CDS encoding restriction endonuclease subunit S: METIMNKHKLEKYSAYKDSGVEWLGDIPEHWELTRLGTKFKNRKTKVSDKDYPALSVTKNGIVPQLSSAAKTNDGDNRKLVKQGDFVINSRSDRKGSSGIAYQDGSVSLINIIMEPQGIAPIYCNYLLKSFNFIEEFYRMGHGIVADLWTTRYDEMRSIKIGIPPLEEQTRIANFLDNKCAKIDQAIQQKEKLIELLKERKQIIIQNAVTRGLNPDVKMKDSGVDWIGDIPEGWKCMKFKYIIRTKARQGWKGLKADEYVDKSDYGFLATPNIKHKDIAYNDANFITQFRYYESPEIMLKRGDVLLVKDGSTLGISNIVRGLPFKCTVNSSIAVLRVIQEDKLLPEYLDLFIKSQTCQKLIEKKKDGMGVPHLFQSDINNFYIPIFDIEEQQSIVEYIQYHEIKIDKSILYQSKLIDKLKEYKQVLINEVVTGKVKV, from the coding sequence ATGGAAACGATAATGAATAAACATAAATTGGAAAAGTATTCTGCTTATAAGGATTCTGGGGTGGAATGGTTGGGGGATATTCCTGAGCATTGGGAGTTAACACGTTTAGGAACTAAATTTAAGAACAGAAAAACAAAGGTATCAGATAAAGATTATCCAGCACTTTCTGTAACTAAGAATGGTATAGTTCCTCAATTATCAAGTGCCGCAAAAACAAATGATGGAGATAATAGAAAATTAGTAAAACAGGGAGACTTTGTAATAAATAGTCGTTCAGATAGAAAAGGTTCAAGTGGTATTGCTTACCAAGATGGTTCAGTTTCTTTAATTAATATTATAATGGAACCCCAAGGAATAGCTCCTATATACTGCAATTACTTGCTAAAAAGTTTCAATTTCATTGAAGAGTTTTACAGAATGGGACATGGAATTGTCGCTGATTTATGGACAACTCGATATGATGAAATGAGGTCAATTAAAATTGGAATTCCTCCCTTAGAAGAACAAACCCGAATAGCAAACTTCTTAGATAACAAATGTGCAAAAATAGACCAAGCCATTCAACAAAAAGAAAAGCTCATTGAGCTACTCAAAGAACGGAAACAAATCATCATTCAGAATGCAGTTACTCGTGGCTTGAATCCTGATGTGAAGATGAAGGATAGTGGTGTGGATTGGATTGGGGATATTCCTGAGGGGTGGAAATGTATGAAGTTTAAATATATCATTAGGACAAAAGCTCGTCAAGGTTGGAAAGGATTAAAGGCTGATGAATATGTTGATAAAAGTGATTATGGTTTTCTTGCTACACCTAATATAAAACATAAGGATATTGCATATAATGATGCTAACTTCATAACACAATTTAGATACTATGAATCTCCTGAAATCATGTTAAAAAGAGGAGATGTATTATTAGTTAAAGATGGTTCTACGCTGGGAATAAGCAATATAGTAAGAGGTTTACCCTTCAAATGCACTGTTAATTCTTCAATTGCTGTACTAAGAGTTATTCAAGAGGACAAGCTATTACCAGAATACCTTGATTTATTTATCAAAAGCCAAACTTGCCAAAAACTAATTGAGAAAAAGAAGGATGGAATGGGAGTACCTCATTTATTTCAATCAGATATTAATAACTTTTATATCCCTATTTTTGACATTGAAGAACAACAAAGCATAGTTGAATATATACAATATCATGAAATAAAAATTGATAAATCAATTCTCTATCAATCTAAATTAATTGACAAATTAAAAGAATACAAACAAGTATTAATAAATGAAGTAGTGACAGGTAAGGTGAAGGTATAA
- a CDS encoding type I restriction-modification system subunit M, with protein sequence MDNSTHNKLISFIWSIADDCLRDVYVRGKYRDVILPMIVLRRLDALLEPTKEAVMEELKFQRDEMQFTEWDENGMKEASGYVFYNTSKWTLQKLYNTATNSQQLLQANFEEYLNGFSSNVKEIIDKFNLKTQVRHMASKDVLLTVLEKFTSPYINLTDKDKDDPEGRKMNALTNLGMGYVFEELIRKFNEENNEEAGEHFTPREVIDLMTRIVFIPIKEHLPPVMTIYDPACGSGGMLTEAQNFIKDEEGEIKYKSDVYLYGKEINDETYAICKSDMMIKGNNPENIRNGSTLSTDEFTGHNFDFMLSNPPYGKSWNSELKYIKDGKDIIDPRFAIQLKDYWDKEEEVPATPRSSDGQLLFLMEMVSKMKSLKQSPTGSRIASVHNGSSLFTGDAGSGESNIRRYFIENDLLEAIIQMPNNLFYNTGITTYIWLLSNNKAPHRKGKVQLIDAGQLYRKLRKNLGDKNCEFAPEHIDEILEVYTKMESVERSSDASIAAQVFDNRDFGYYKVSIERPKRLKAQFTKEAIESLRYDKSIKEAMQWAYKTYGEAIYENVAEHKEVILDWCEEEGINLSAKQKTALTTSKTWNKHKNLRTVGTRLLEAIGTDLYMDFNELKTKVDAQLKATKTKLSAGEKKAILNVISTYDANAAKVIKGKVKLAGDKLKQLLARLDCKKEQLADFGYYATDTPNEYLQYETDSDLRDTENVPLKENIYTYFLREVQPHVEEAWVNLETTKIGYEISFNKYFYQHKPLRSLEEVTQDIISLEEESDGLIREILNLV encoded by the coding sequence ATGGATAATTCCACACATAATAAACTAATTTCTTTTATTTGGTCAATTGCAGACGATTGCTTGCGAGATGTATACGTACGTGGTAAGTACAGAGATGTCATTCTTCCTATGATCGTTCTTCGAAGATTGGATGCACTTTTGGAGCCTACCAAAGAGGCGGTTATGGAAGAACTCAAATTTCAGAGAGATGAGATGCAATTTACAGAGTGGGATGAGAACGGAATGAAAGAGGCTTCAGGTTATGTTTTCTATAATACAAGTAAGTGGACCTTACAAAAACTTTACAATACGGCTACTAATAGCCAACAACTACTTCAAGCTAACTTTGAAGAGTATTTGAATGGATTTAGTTCAAATGTAAAAGAGATTATTGATAAATTTAACCTAAAAACTCAAGTGCGTCACATGGCATCTAAGGATGTTTTATTGACAGTACTGGAGAAATTTACCTCTCCTTATATCAACTTGACCGATAAAGACAAGGATGACCCAGAAGGCAGAAAAATGAATGCACTGACCAATTTGGGGATGGGCTATGTCTTTGAAGAGTTGATTCGTAAATTTAATGAAGAAAACAATGAAGAGGCTGGAGAGCATTTTACGCCTCGTGAGGTAATTGACTTAATGACTCGGATTGTATTTATTCCCATCAAAGAACATTTGCCTCCTGTCATGACAATTTATGATCCTGCTTGTGGATCTGGTGGAATGTTGACAGAAGCACAGAACTTCATCAAAGATGAAGAAGGCGAGATCAAATACAAGAGTGATGTTTACTTATATGGCAAAGAGATCAATGATGAGACCTATGCCATTTGTAAATCGGATATGATGATTAAGGGCAACAATCCTGAGAACATCCGCAATGGCTCCACGCTTTCTACCGATGAATTTACAGGACACAATTTTGATTTTATGCTCTCGAATCCTCCTTATGGAAAATCCTGGAACAGCGAGCTGAAATACATCAAAGATGGAAAGGATATTATTGATCCTCGTTTTGCGATCCAGCTCAAGGATTATTGGGACAAGGAAGAAGAGGTCCCTGCTACTCCTCGTTCTTCGGATGGGCAATTACTGTTCTTGATGGAAATGGTGAGCAAGATGAAAAGCTTGAAACAAAGCCCAACAGGTTCTCGAATTGCTTCGGTTCACAATGGTTCCAGTTTGTTTACAGGGGATGCAGGAAGTGGGGAGAGCAATATTAGACGCTACTTTATTGAAAATGACTTATTGGAAGCCATTATTCAAATGCCCAATAACCTATTCTACAACACAGGAATCACTACTTATATATGGTTATTGAGTAACAACAAAGCTCCTCATCGCAAAGGCAAAGTACAGTTGATTGATGCAGGACAGCTCTATCGCAAATTGCGAAAGAACCTTGGAGACAAAAACTGTGAATTTGCTCCTGAGCATATTGATGAAATACTGGAAGTCTATACCAAAATGGAATCCGTAGAGCGTAGCTCTGATGCTAGCATAGCAGCTCAGGTATTTGACAATAGGGACTTTGGTTATTACAAAGTAAGTATTGAACGCCCTAAACGACTCAAAGCTCAATTTACCAAAGAAGCCATCGAAAGCTTGCGCTATGATAAGTCCATCAAAGAGGCGATGCAATGGGCTTACAAGACTTATGGGGAGGCTATTTATGAAAACGTAGCAGAACATAAGGAGGTAATCTTGGATTGGTGTGAGGAAGAAGGAATCAATCTCTCTGCTAAGCAAAAAACGGCTTTGACTACATCCAAAACTTGGAACAAACATAAAAATTTACGGACAGTAGGTACTCGCTTATTAGAGGCTATTGGAACGGATCTCTACATGGACTTCAATGAATTAAAAACGAAGGTAGATGCACAGCTTAAAGCGACCAAAACCAAGCTTTCGGCTGGAGAAAAAAAAGCAATCTTGAATGTTATCAGCACTTATGATGCGAATGCTGCTAAAGTCATCAAAGGCAAGGTGAAATTGGCTGGTGATAAATTAAAACAGCTCTTGGCTCGATTGGATTGTAAAAAGGAGCAGTTGGCAGATTTTGGCTACTATGCTACGGATACGCCCAATGAATACCTTCAATATGAAACGGATAGCGATTTAAGAGATACCGAAAATGTACCGCTAAAAGAAAATATTTATACCTATTTCTTACGAGAAGTACAACCGCATGTAGAAGAAGCTTGGGTTAATCTGGAGACTACTAAAATTGGCTATGAAATTAGTTTCAATAAGTATTTCTACCAACATAAGCCGTTGAGATCACTGGAGGAAGTAACACAGGATATTATTTCCTTGGAGGAAGAAAGTGATGGTTTGATTCGAGAAATATTAAACTTGGTGTAA